The following proteins come from a genomic window of Pseudomonas hygromyciniae:
- a CDS encoding Vps62-related protein: MESIKFGNLLINFTTQFTRLWNNKGSPNASPVGFWRPVPSADFLTDYFPLGDHAVAGHSDINQKTVVAVVSEAPAQTEEERTKGKALMPPDEFEKVWDDKGSQAHSNGAIWRPLPPTGYVAMGLVATDGYDKPSRNTVRCVRADLVIASYISDLIWNNRRSPARLDFSAWSISPPGAAAGEVYLSAGTFVGAASYTKPSVHIAAYSLRMQIPLQVSVPPPAPALAGEQQPSPFEKAEVTHIAKLAWFTVKDPNLSPLQQLRTSPTYRLERADKYILVGFGHNRSSLNQSFKWTATRGQNGSSLKTLTHTTAIEIGTEWGFNVWGASGKVSAKLSGGLTHTQTSSDGWTTSTAFEVNATVLFWSSFSGHRLR, from the coding sequence ATGGAATCGATAAAATTTGGCAACCTGCTCATCAACTTCACAACCCAGTTCACTCGGCTGTGGAACAACAAGGGTTCACCCAACGCATCACCCGTCGGTTTTTGGCGGCCGGTACCGTCCGCCGACTTCCTGACGGACTATTTCCCGCTTGGCGACCATGCAGTTGCAGGACACAGCGATATCAACCAGAAAACCGTAGTCGCCGTGGTTTCGGAGGCCCCTGCGCAAACCGAAGAAGAGCGCACTAAAGGCAAGGCGCTCATGCCGCCCGATGAATTCGAAAAGGTGTGGGATGACAAAGGCTCCCAGGCCCATTCCAACGGGGCCATCTGGCGCCCGCTCCCGCCCACCGGCTATGTGGCAATGGGGCTCGTGGCCACCGATGGCTACGACAAACCTTCACGCAACACGGTTCGGTGCGTTCGGGCTGATCTGGTGATTGCCTCATACATCAGCGACCTGATCTGGAACAACAGGCGCAGCCCGGCCCGGCTGGACTTCAGCGCCTGGAGCATCAGCCCGCCAGGGGCAGCGGCAGGCGAGGTGTACCTGTCGGCAGGAACCTTTGTCGGCGCCGCCAGCTATACCAAACCCTCGGTACACATTGCCGCTTACTCATTGCGCATGCAGATCCCCCTGCAGGTCAGTGTCCCGCCTCCGGCGCCGGCGCTTGCAGGCGAGCAACAGCCTTCGCCCTTCGAGAAGGCCGAAGTCACCCATATCGCAAAACTGGCCTGGTTTACCGTCAAGGACCCCAACCTGTCGCCCCTCCAACAACTGCGTACGTCCCCCACTTACCGCCTGGAGAGAGCGGACAAATACATATTGGTCGGGTTTGGTCATAACAGAAGCTCGCTGAACCAGTCCTTCAAATGGACCGCTACGCGAGGGCAAAACGGCAGTAGCCTGAAGACACTGACCCACACCACCGCCATCGAAATTGGCACTGAGTGGGGTTTCAACGTGTGGGGCGCTTCGGGCAAGGTCTCGGCAAAACTCAGCGGTGGCCTCACG